The region CGTGGATACCCCTGTGAAGGAATATCTACTGGAGGTGGAAAACCTCTCCGTGCGGCGGGGCGATCGCTGGGTGGTGGAAAATGTCTCCTTTACCCTCGCAGCCAATACAAATATGGCCATTATTGGTCCCAATGGGGCGGGCAAAAGTAGCTTGATTCAAGCCATTTTGGGAATTATTCCCTACCAGCAGGGACGGGTGACGCTCCTAGGGTATGGCATGTCCTGTCGCCGCACACTCCCCTATGTCCGCCAACAAGTGGCCTATTTGCCACAAAACTTTCAGTGCGATCCCCGCATTCCGATCACAGTGGCTGAATTTGTGGGTTTAGGCTGGGGACAACCGAGATGGCAGTGGCCTTGGCAGTACCAACGGCAGCGCGATCGCGCCATCTGGGAGAGTCTCCAACGCCTGAACTTAGAGCATCTTGCGGCACAACCCATGAGTTCCCTTTCCGGGGGCGAAACAAAACGCGTCCTCTTGGCCTATTGCTTGGTGCAGCCCCGTCGTCTCCTGATTTTGGATGAAGCTGCCGCTGGCTTAGATTGCCAAGGTGAGCAACAGTTTTATGATCTCCTGCAGATCCTCAAAGTGAGTGAAGGCTGGGGGATTTTACAAATTTCCCATCACTTGGAGCGGGTAAGAGCAACCTGCGATCAGGTGCTGTATCTCGATCGCTCTGTCCAAGGACTAGGAACCCCCGAATGGGTGCTGCAACAATTTGCGGCCTAAAGGGTTGATTCTTTCCTGAATTGCGCAAAGAAATCAAGCAGAATCCGCTGGTGGATGGCTCCTAAGGGGCGATCTTCCCCAAGGGTTTGGGCATAGTGAACTCCAGCCACCACAGAAGCGTAGGGGACCAAGTCCATCCCCTGTCCTTCGTTGAGTACCAAGGTGCGCAATTCACAGGTTAAAGGGCCTGTGAAAATATAGCGATGTACTTGGGGATCGCCGTACTCGCCAAAAAAGGTGAGGTGCGGTGGGCAGTAGCCAATCTCCTCATAGACTTCCCGCCGGACGCCCTCAAGCGGTACTTCTTCAGGTTCAAGGTGGCCGCCAAAAAGTCCCCAGTGCCCGGGATACAAGATATGGGGATAGTCATCTCGCAGTTGCATAAGAACGCGATCGCCTTGGTAAAGAATGGCAAGGGCAACGGGAACCATCGTAGTTGCTGACATTGTCTTGCAAAATGTGTCCTTAGGGCTAGGTTACCCTAGAAACCGGAATCTTAAAGTAAAATAAAAAGCATAGCCCTTAAGGGAATGGTAGGCTGCCAGTGTAGCGACAATCAACGCAGCAATCAACGGTGGGCTAGACAGCAAGGTACGCGTTGAGACCGTATTGCCATTTCATCCAAGCAACACCAAAACTGCTTCTGCCTATAGCAAATTTTAGATGCTTACACCTTTTTCATAAGATTTTACAAATTGGTACATGGTGGCCCGTTCTTAAGATTGTTTTAATATTTCTCTTGGGGGTTGTGCGATTCATTTATTCATTTTCTGGAGTTAATTGTCCTATGTTTTACCGCTTAGCCGAACAACACCGCCAGTTTATTCGCGACTTGGTGCTGAACCTGCAAGCCCTGGCGATCGCCCTAGAAAATCGAGGCTACATGGCCTCCTGCTACACCTGTGGCAGTGAACTCAACAGTGCCTCCTTCATGGTCAGCTTGGCCGATAACCACCTGATTCGCTTCTTGGTCTCTGATTATGGAATTACTTGGACTGAAATGCGCGACGACCGCGAACTGATGAAACTAGAAGGGGCAGAGGCCATCAACCAACTGCAAGAACTGGCCAATCTCCTCAAGGAAGTCCGTGTCCCCACTGCGGTTTAACCCTGTGGGCCTACCCTGGCATCTTTGTCAGTGCTAGCTTAAAAGTAGCTGGATTTCCCTTCTACGTTTATCCTCACCCTCAATGACTGCAGTTTCCCTTAGTTGGCAACACCAGTACCTCAGTGTTAACCAAGTGCGCCTACACTACGTCACCCAAGGCAGTGGTGATCTGGTGATTTTGCTGCATGGCTTTCCGGAGTTTTGGTACTCTTGGCGATTTCAAATTCCCGTACTGGCTCGTCATTTCAAGGTCGTAGTGCCAGATCTGCGGGGCTACAATGACTCCGAGAAGCCTGCCCACGGCTATGATCTCGATACCCTCAGCCAAGATGTAACGGCGCTCATTCAAGAACTGGGCTATGAACGAGCACACCTTGTTGGCCATGATTGCGGTGGCCTGATAGCTTGGCATGTGGCGGCACGTTTTCCCCAGAGGGTGCAGCATTTAGCGGTCTTGAATCCGCCGCACCTCTACCCTGTGGGACTGGAACTCTGGCAGCAGTTGGAGCATTTTTGGCGCAATTGGCCGCTATTGGCCTGCCACATCCCCGGCCTGGCGGAATACTGGCTAGGGCACAATCTGCGGAGTTTTTTGCAGGATCTCTTTCAGCGCTACTCCATCCGCAAGGCGGCCTTTTCAGCAGAAACCGTGGAACTTTATCAAGCGGCTCTCGAAAAAGCGGGGGCGATCGCTGCCGTCCTCAAAAGTTATCGCCATCTTTTTTCACCCCAACAGTGGTGGCACCTACTGCAACAGCACACGGCAGCCATTACCACCCCCACCCTGATCCTTTGGGGCGCCGATGATCCCCTCGCCCAGCCCCGCCTTGCCAAGGGTATTGAAGCGTTGATCCATGCACCGTGGCGGCTGAAATACCTGCCTGAGTGTGGCCATTGGGCACAACAGGAAGTGCCGGGGCTCGTCAATCGCGAACTCCTTGCCTTTTTGCGGCCATAAAAATCCCCCCACCCCTTAGGCAGAGGGAAAGATATTTACTGAGCCCAATCAACTCCCTTAGGCAAGCCACTCCAGTACCGCTTCTTCCTTGGTATTGGTGCGGCGTTCGG is a window of Thermosynechococcus vestitus BP-1 DNA encoding:
- a CDS encoding metal ABC transporter ATP-binding protein, which encodes MDTPVKEYLLEVENLSVRRGDRWVVENVSFTLAANTNMAIIGPNGAGKSSLIQAILGIIPYQQGRVTLLGYGMSCRRTLPYVRQQVAYLPQNFQCDPRIPITVAEFVGLGWGQPRWQWPWQYQRQRDRAIWESLQRLNLEHLAAQPMSSLSGGETKRVLLAYCLVQPRRLLILDEAAAGLDCQGEQQFYDLLQILKVSEGWGILQISHHLERVRATCDQVLYLDRSVQGLGTPEWVLQQFAA
- a CDS encoding NUDIX hydrolase translates to MSATTMVPVALAILYQGDRVLMQLRDDYPHILYPGHWGLFGGHLEPEEVPLEGVRREVYEEIGYCPPHLTFFGEYGDPQVHRYIFTGPLTCELRTLVLNEGQGMDLVPYASVVAGVHYAQTLGEDRPLGAIHQRILLDFFAQFRKESTL
- a CDS encoding DUF1815 family protein, encoding MFYRLAEQHRQFIRDLVLNLQALAIALENRGYMASCYTCGSELNSASFMVSLADNHLIRFLVSDYGITWTEMRDDRELMKLEGAEAINQLQELANLLKEVRVPTAV
- a CDS encoding alpha/beta fold hydrolase; its protein translation is MTAVSLSWQHQYLSVNQVRLHYVTQGSGDLVILLHGFPEFWYSWRFQIPVLARHFKVVVPDLRGYNDSEKPAHGYDLDTLSQDVTALIQELGYERAHLVGHDCGGLIAWHVAARFPQRVQHLAVLNPPHLYPVGLELWQQLEHFWRNWPLLACHIPGLAEYWLGHNLRSFLQDLFQRYSIRKAAFSAETVELYQAALEKAGAIAAVLKSYRHLFSPQQWWHLLQQHTAAITTPTLILWGADDPLAQPRLAKGIEALIHAPWRLKYLPECGHWAQQEVPGLVNRELLAFLRP